TAGAAAGTCACCACAGTCAGGTGGGTGCTGCAGGTGGAATaggccttcttcctcccttctgctgagTGCATGCGGTAGACAACAAGGAGAACACGGCCATAGGAACATGCAATGCCAATAAAAGGGACCGCAAGAAAGAGGGTGGTGCTCACAAAATCTGTGTACTCATAGACCCAGGTGTCTACACAGGCCAGAGTCAACATGGCTGGGACATCACAGAAAAAATGATTGATGACCCTGGAATGGCAATAAGGGATATGGAGGACATATGCAATGTGGGCACAAGAGTTGATAGAGCCCATTATCCAAGATCCTATTATCATCGCGGCACACACTCTTTTGCTCATATGGATGGGATAGTGGAGAGGAAAGCAGATAGCTACATAACAATCATATGCCATAGAGGCCAATAATAAGCCTTCCGCACCTGCTAAAGTCAAGAAGATGAAGCTCTGAAGCCCACACCCAATGAAAGAGATAGACTTGTTTCCAAACAGAAAATTGGAAGCCATTTTGGG
The nucleotide sequence above comes from Equus asinus isolate D_3611 breed Donkey chromosome 7, EquAss-T2T_v2, whole genome shotgun sequence. Encoded proteins:
- the LOC106836958 gene encoding olfactory receptor 2L5-like — protein: MENSNQTSTDFILLGLFPSSRIGLLLFILTVLIFLMALLGKLSMILLILLDTHLHTPMYILLSQLSLMDLNYISTIVPKMASNFLFGNKSISFIGCGLQSFIFLTLAGAEGLLLASMAYDCYVAICFPLHYPIHMSKRVCAAMIIGSWIMGSINSCAHIAYVLHIPYCHSRVINHFFCDVPAMLTLACVDTWVYEYTDFVSTTLFLAVPFIGIACSYGRVLLVVYRMHSAEGRKKAYSTCSTHLTVVTFYYAPFVYTYLRPRSLRSPTENELLAVFYTILTPLLNAIIYSLRNKEVMGAIRRVVQRISSVTE